In the Rattus rattus isolate New Zealand chromosome 18, Rrattus_CSIRO_v1, whole genome shotgun sequence genome, one interval contains:
- the Rnf39 gene encoding RING finger protein 39: protein MEVPELGPGLVERLEQLATCPLCGGPFEDPVLLACEHSFCRSCLARCWGSPAAPGSEEATPSCPCCGQPCPRRSLRSNVRLAVEVRISRGLREKLAEPGARTGRRRGGRIPTMGCLDPQGEDMRKTWRRFDVPVPKSSNSEEDLPEDYPVVKNMLHRLTADLTLDPRTAHRDLLISSDYRGVSLAPPGTPVPLDSPERFDRLRAVLGAQGFASGRHCWEVETAEGACFRDFVAKDEDAGESCYAVGAAGESVTRKGLIKLCPSEAIWAVEGRGGRLWALTAPEPTLLGGARPPPQRIRVDLDWERGRVAFYDGRSLDLLFAFQAPGPLGERVFPLLCTCDPRAPLRIVPGEA from the exons ATGGAGGTTCCCGAGCTGGGCCCAGGGTTGGTGGAGCGTCTGGAGCAGCTGGCGACGTGTCCGCTGTGCGGGGGCCCCTTCGAGGACCCAGTCCTGCTGGCGTGCGAGCACAGCTTCTGCCGTTCGTGCTTGGCGCGCTGCTGGGGGTCCCCGGCGGCGCCCGGCTCGGAGGAGGCGACCCCGTCCTGCCCCTGCTGTGGTCAGCCGTGCCCCAGACGCAGCCTGAGGTCTAACGTGCGACTGGCAGTGGAGGTGCGCATCAGCCGCGGGCTGCGTGAGAAACTGGCCGAGCCCGGGGCCCGGACCGGGAGACGACGCGGCGGCCGCATCCCCACCATGGGCTGCCTGGATCCCCAAGGAGAG GATATGAGGAAGACATGGAGACG ATTCGATGTCCCGGTACCCAAGTCATCTAACTCAGAGGAGGATCTCCCTGAAGATTACCCCGTGGTAAAAAACATGCTTCACAGACTGACAG CTGACCTGACGCTCGACCCTCGCACTGCACATCGTGATCTGCTCATCTCCTCTGACTACCGCGGCGTGAGTCTGGCTCCACCCGGAACCCCTGTGCCGCTGGACAGCCCGGAGCGCTTCGATCGGCTCCGGGCTGTGTTGGGTGCGCAGGGCTTCGCGTCAGGTCGCCACTGCTGGGAGGTGGAGACCGCGGAAGGCGCGTGCTTCAGAGACTTTGTGGCGAAGGATGAGGACGCAGGAGAGAGCTGCTACGCCGTGGGCGCTGCCGGGGAGTCCGTGACGCGCAAGGGCCTCATCAAGCTGTGCCCATCGGAGGCTATATGGGCCGTGGAGGGCCGCGGCGGCCGCTTGTGGGCGCTCACGGCTCCAGAGCCCACTCTACTAGGTGGCGCCAGGCCCCCGCCGCAGCGCATTCGCGTGGACTTGGACTGGGAGCGGGGTCGTGTGGCCTTCTATGATGGCCGCTCATTGGACTTGCTCTTCGCCTTCCAGGCGCCGGGACCGCTCGGGGAGCGTGTCTTCCCACTGCTCTGCACTTGTGACCCCCGCGCCCCACTGCGTATTGTGCCAGGAGAAGCCTGA
- the Znrd1 gene encoding DNA-directed RNA polymerase I subunit RPA12 gives MELARPCSNFQSDLDFCPDCGSVLPLPGVQDTVICPRCGFSIDVRDFGEKVVKTSVVFNKLGTVIPMSVDEGPESQGPVVDRRCPRCGHEGMAYYTRQMRSADEGQTVFYTCINCKFQEKEDS, from the exons ATGGAGCTGGCCCGCCCCTGCTCCAACTTTCAATCAGACTTGGATTTCTGCCCAGATTGTGGCTCCGTCCTGCCGCTGCCTGGAGTTCAGGATACTGTCATCTGCCCTCGCTGTGGCTTCTCCATCGATGTGCGAG ATTTTGGAGAGAAGGTTGTGAAGACCTCAGTAGTGTTCAACAAACTGGGGACTGTCATACCTATGTCTGTGGATGAGGGACCTGAATCCCAGGGACCAGTG GTTGACAGGCGCTGCCCCCGATGTGGTCATGAGGGAATGGCATACTACACCAGACAGATGCGCTCAGCTGATGAAGGACAGACTGTCTTCTATACCTGTATCAACTGCAA GTTTCAGGAAAAGGAAGATTCTTGA
- the Ppp1r11 gene encoding E3 ubiquitin-protein ligase PPP1R11, translating into MAEAGPGGLSETVTETTVTVTTEPENRSLTIKLRKRKPEKKVEWSSDTVDNEHMGRRSSKCCCIYEKPRAFGESSTESDEDEEEGCGHTHCVRGHRKGRRPTTPGPTPTTPPQPPDPSQPPPGPMQH; encoded by the exons ATGGCGGAGGCAGGACCCGGGGGGCTGAGTGAGACCGTCACTGAGACAACGGTTACCGTGACAACCGAGCCC GAGAATCGGAGCCTAACCATTAAACTTCGGAAACGGAAGCCAGAGAAGAAGGTGGAGTGGTCAAGTGACACTGTGGACAATGAGCATATGGGGCGCCGCTCATcgaaat GCTGCTGTATTTATGAGAAACCTCGGGCCTTTGGTGAGAGCTCCACCGAGAGtgatgaggatgaagaggaaggctGTGGTCATACGCACTGTGTACGGGGTCACCGCAAAGGACGGCGTCCTACAACCCCAGGACCCACCCCAACCACTCCTCCACAGCCTCCTGATCCCTCTCAGCCCCCTCCAGGACCTATGCAGCACTAA